The proteins below come from a single Deltaproteobacteria bacterium genomic window:
- a CDS encoding nucleoside recognition protein, whose amino-acid sequence MTLPDEQNNLEHKKRPGPAPYIWAAITFLSAGLLFIAPGMDWQLVVHRIAWPLSRILIIMALSLSLSALVEGMGWSAIIANLSRPLMRTGNFSDWSGTAFTTAFLSGVAANTILWNVYKEKKLSRREMLLATLLNLGLPSYTLHLPTTIAIIIPLVGRAGLIYVGLTLMAALLRTIIILFLGRLMLPSPEKMRGPGPEYQDREGLEPRKERVKKLLAQYLSGRLNQIAMYTVPIYIMVVLLQQWEFFDWLQHKSASIITSEALPVEGISVVVFSIVAEFTAGAAAAGAMLNAGVLTVKETVLALLFGSIIATPVRAMRHQLPRYLGIFQPKMGIIILLMGQALRVTSVVIVGFIYFLVC is encoded by the coding sequence ATGACACTGCCCGACGAACAAAATAACTTAGAGCATAAAAAAAGGCCGGGACCCGCGCCATATATCTGGGCAGCAATTACATTCCTGTCTGCGGGGCTGCTTTTCATAGCCCCCGGGATGGACTGGCAGCTTGTCGTACATCGAATAGCATGGCCTCTCAGCCGTATCCTGATAATCATGGCCCTCAGCCTCAGCTTAAGTGCCCTGGTAGAAGGGATGGGCTGGTCTGCAATAATTGCAAATCTATCCAGGCCGCTCATGCGTACAGGCAACTTCAGTGACTGGAGCGGGACCGCCTTTACAACGGCCTTTCTTTCAGGTGTCGCTGCAAATACCATTCTCTGGAACGTATATAAAGAGAAGAAATTAAGCAGGCGAGAGATGCTTCTGGCTACACTCCTGAATCTGGGTCTTCCTTCCTACACGCTGCATCTCCCAACTACCATTGCCATAATTATACCACTTGTCGGGAGAGCCGGATTGATATACGTGGGGTTGACCCTTATGGCTGCATTGCTCAGGACTATAATAATACTCTTCCTGGGCCGCTTAATGCTGCCATCACCTGAGAAAATGAGAGGACCGGGACCGGAATATCAAGATAGGGAGGGATTGGAACCAAGAAAGGAGCGGGTGAAAAAGCTCCTGGCCCAATATCTCTCTGGCCGCCTCAACCAAATAGCCATGTATACCGTGCCAATCTATATTATGGTAGTTCTCCTCCAGCAATGGGAATTTTTTGATTGGCTTCAGCACAAAAGTGCATCAATAATTACCAGTGAGGCCCTGCCTGTGGAAGGCATATCTGTAGTGGTATTCAGTATAGTTGCGGAATTCACGGCCGGAGCCGCGGCAGCCGGGGCCATGCTGAATGCAGGAGTGCTCACTGTGAAAGAAACCGTGCTGGCGCTTCTCTTCGGCAGTATAATTGCAACTCCTGTAAGGGCCATGAGACACCAACTTCCGAGATATCTGGGTATCTTTCAGCCAAAAATGGGCATAATCATACTCCTGATGGGACAGGCCTTGCGTGTTACAAGCGTTGTGATAGTAGGTTTCATATATTTTCTCGTGTGTTGA